A single Buchnera aphidicola (Hyperomyzus lactucae) DNA region contains:
- the ftsY gene encoding signal recognition particle-docking protein FtsY yields the protein MKDDKKHGFFSWLSSKITKKKTIDIQGNNKEQKREHYDKKSYISKDLSNKKDVLEKDNLENVHDIENNLDTINNIQTSFFSRLKKSLNKTKKFLGDGINNIFLSKKIDKILFEELEEKMLLADIGVYTTDRIINNLIKDIKRKDLNSPEKLYFVLKENMHRILKKVEVPLKILNNKPFIILVTGVNGTGKTTTVAKLAKKYKSEGKSVMLAAADTFRAAAIEQLQILGKLNKIPVIAQRSGSDPAAVIFDAVKSAKSKKIDVLIIDTAGRLHNKLHLIEELQKIVRVIKKIDVSAPHETMLIIDACNGQNTIQQTDIFHKALNLTGIVITKLDGTAKGGVIFSLADQFNIPIRYIGIGEKIRDLGVFNSKEFIKAIFSSKEQLLK from the coding sequence ATGAAAGATGATAAAAAACATGGTTTTTTTTCTTGGTTGAGTTCTAAAATAACAAAAAAGAAAACGATAGATATTCAAGGAAATAATAAAGAACAAAAAAGAGAGCACTATGATAAAAAATCATATATTTCTAAAGATTTATCAAACAAAAAAGATGTTCTTGAAAAAGATAATTTAGAAAATGTTCATGATATTGAAAATAATTTAGATACTATTAATAATATACAAACAAGTTTTTTTTCACGTTTAAAAAAAAGTTTAAATAAAACAAAAAAATTTCTTGGAGACGGCATTAATAATATTTTTTTATCAAAAAAAATTGATAAAATTCTGTTTGAAGAATTAGAAGAAAAAATGTTACTTGCTGATATTGGGGTTTATACTACTGATCGAATTATTAATAATTTAATAAAAGACATAAAACGTAAAGATTTAAATAGTCCTGAAAAATTATATTTTGTATTAAAAGAGAATATGCATAGAATTTTAAAAAAAGTAGAGGTTCCTTTAAAAATATTAAATAATAAGCCTTTTATAATTTTAGTAACAGGAGTTAATGGTACAGGAAAAACGACAACAGTTGCTAAATTAGCAAAAAAATATAAGTCAGAAGGAAAATCTGTAATGTTAGCTGCTGCAGATACATTTAGAGCTGCTGCTATAGAGCAATTGCAAATATTAGGGAAATTAAATAAAATACCAGTAATAGCACAACGTTCTGGTTCAGATCCAGCAGCAGTAATATTTGATGCAGTGAAATCAGCAAAATCAAAAAAAATTGATGTTCTTATTATTGATACAGCTGGAAGATTACATAATAAATTACATTTAATAGAAGAATTACAAAAAATAGTTCGAGTAATCAAAAAAATTGATGTATCTGCACCACATGAAACAATGTTAATTATCGATGCTTGTAATGGACAAAACACAATACAACAAACAGATATATTTCATAAAGCATTAAATTTAACCGGTATTGTGATTACAAAGTTAGATGGAACAGCAAAAGGAGGAGTTATTTTTTCATTAGCCGATCAATTTAACATTCCTATTCGTTATATTGGAATTGGTGAAAAAATACGAGATTTAGGTGTTTTTAATAGTAAAGAATTTATTAAAGCTATATTTAGCTCAAAAGAACAACTTCTTAAATAG
- the rpoH gene encoding RNA polymerase sigma factor RpoH: MINKVQILSVTPPSNLDAYIRIANLWPMLSIEEEKSLTKRLRYNSDLDAAKTLILSHLRFVIHISRNYSGYGLLQADLIQEGNIGLMKAVRRFNPEIGVRLVSFAVHWIKSEIHEYVLRNWRIVKVATTKSQRKLFFNLRKTKKRLGWFNEEEIQIVARELGVSSGDVREMESRMSAQDITFNPLPEEDFDCRTNTSMQYLQDKTSDFANGVEKNNWQEHASNKLSNALLGLDKRSRDIIHARWLDKNKKNTLQTIANNYGISAERVRQLEKNAMKKLKIAIET, translated from the coding sequence ATGATCAATAAAGTACAGATTTTATCTGTAACACCACCAAGTAATTTAGATGCTTATATCAGAATAGCCAATCTTTGGCCGATGCTATCAATCGAAGAAGAAAAATCATTAACTAAACGCTTACGTTATAACAGCGATTTAGATGCCGCAAAAACTCTAATTTTATCCCATCTCCGTTTTGTTATTCACATTTCACGTAATTATTCAGGATATGGTTTACTTCAAGCTGATCTTATACAAGAAGGTAATATAGGATTAATGAAAGCGGTACGTAGATTTAATCCAGAAATAGGAGTTCGATTAGTCTCATTCGCTGTGCATTGGATTAAATCCGAAATACATGAATACGTATTACGTAATTGGCGTATCGTTAAAGTAGCTACTACAAAATCTCAAAGAAAATTATTTTTTAATTTAAGAAAAACCAAAAAAAGATTAGGATGGTTTAATGAAGAAGAAATTCAAATCGTTGCTAGAGAATTAGGCGTAAGTAGTGGAGATGTAAGAGAAATGGAATCTCGAATGTCTGCTCAAGATATTACTTTTAATCCATTGCCAGAAGAAGATTTTGATTGTAGAACTAATACTTCTATGCAGTATTTACAAGATAAAACATCTGATTTTGCAAATGGGGTTGAAAAAAATAATTGGCAAGAACATGCTTCGAATAAACTCAGTAATGCATTATTAGGTCTTGATAAACGTAGTCGTGATATTATTCATGCACGTTGGTTGGATAAAAACAAAAAAAACACTTTGCAAACTATAGCAAATAATTATGGAATTTCTGCAGAACGTGTTCGGCAATTAGAAAAAAATGCAATGAAAAAGTTAAAAATAGCTATAGAAACTTAA